The following are from one region of the Capsicum annuum cultivar UCD-10X-F1 chromosome 1, UCD10Xv1.1, whole genome shotgun sequence genome:
- the LOC107843601 gene encoding xylulose 5-phosphate/phosphate translocator, chloroplastic codes for MLTLNLLPSTHVTLSKSHPNYLVCPNLGKLRTLSFTKPSIQNGHPFRCFANLDSQISHPRLDFSKILRHPSGFSSRNTTQILQAASGTPDEVTPDGEIEGSKPKVNLKLALIFGLWYFQNIVFNIYNKKVLNIFPYPWFLASFQLFCGSIWMLILWASKLQPCPKINKSFIIALLGPALFHTIGHISACVSFSKVAVSFTHVIKSAEPVFSVVFSSLLGDTYPLTVWLSILPIVFGCSLAAVTEVSFNMGGLSGAMISNVGFVLRNIFSKRSLQNFKEVDGLNLYGWITIISLLYLFPVAVFVEGSQWVAGYHKALGTIGNPNTFYLWVLVSGIFYHLYNQSSYQALDDISPLTFSVGNTMKRVVVIVATVLVFRNPVRPLNALGSAIAIFGTFLYSQATAKKPKKEAVEKED; via the coding sequence ATGCTTACTTTAAATCTTCTTCCATCCACTCATGTCACTCTCTCCAAATCCCACCCTAACTATCTTGTCTGTCCAAATCTTGGAAAGCTGAGAACTCTCTCATTCACCAAACCCTCCATTCAAAATGGACACCCTTTTAGGTGTTTTGCAAATCTTGATTCACAGATCTCTCATCCAAGATTGGATTTTTCCAAAATCCTGAGACACCCATCTGGTTTTTCTTCAAGAAATACTACTCAGATCCTTCAAGCAGCCTCTGGAACCCCAGATGAAGTGACCCCAGATGGGGAGATTGAAGGTTCAAAGCCAAAAGTGAATCTTAAACTGGCACTCATTTTTGGTCTGTGGTACTTTCAGAACATTGTGTTTAACATATATAATAAGAAGGTATTGAACATCTTTCCTTATCCATGGTTTCTTGCTTCTTTCCAGCTATTCTGTGGTTCGATTTGGATGTTAATTCTATGGGCTTCTAAGCTACAACCTTGTCCAAAAATCAATAAGTCATTCATCATAGCCCTTCTTGGACCTGCTTTGTTTCACACAATAGGCCATATTTCAGCTTGTGTTTCGTTCTCAAAGGTGGCTGTTTCTTTCACTCATGTTATTAAGTCTGCAGAACCTGTGTTCTCTGTTGTGTTTTCGTCGTTACTTGGTGATACATATCCTTTGACAGTTTGGCTTTCAATTCTTCCTATTGTGTTTGGTTGCTCACTGGCTGCTGTTACTGAAGTGTCCTTCAATATGGGAGGCTTGTCAGGTGCTATGATCAGTAATGTTGGGTTTGTTCTTCGCAACATTTTTTCGAAAAGGAGTTTACAGAATTTTAAGGAAGTGGATGGGTTGAACTTGTATGGTTGGATTACCATAATCTCATTGCTATATCTATTTCCAGTAGCAGTGTTTGTGGAAGGTTCTCAATGGGTGGCAGGGTATCACAAAGCTCTTGGAACTATAGGAAATCCTAACACATTTTATCTATGGGTTCTCGTATCTGGGATTTTCTATCATCTCTATAATCAATCTTCTTACCAAGCTCTGGATGATATTAGTCCCCTGACGTTTTCAGTGGGTAATACTATGAAGAGAGTGGTGGTGATTGTGGCCACTGTGTTGGTATTCAGGAATCCAGTCAGGCCTCTAAATGCGCTTGGTTCCGCTATTGCCATATTTGGAACTTTCTTGTACTCACAGGCAACTGCTAAAAAGCCAAAGAAAGAGGCTGTGGAAAAGGAGGACTAG
- the LOC107843591 gene encoding AUGMIN subunit 7, whose amino-acid sequence MAAKQMEEIQKKLGTLNYPRANAPSQSLLFAGMERYALLEWLFFKLLGDKSPFSQQNLQGDAVDRDEETSRIQYLADIAKFLGITTTVDPEAIQGRGSYEDRMEMLRLIVDLVEASMYADNPEWSVDEQVAKDIQLIDAIAEKQAQIFSEECKLFPADVQIQSIYPLPDISDLEKQLSDQSNRLLSLQEMVDDLASKHPYNPDEEYVEVEAKLRGHLESFLDTARTFNTIYTKEIRPWTHMMEVPQLHGFGPAANRLLEAYKMLWKFLGNLKNLRDSHAAVAVGSSETVAGEPSSVTRIISECETALTLLNRDLAILSASIAREQGEDTSL is encoded by the exons ATGGCAGCAAAGCAAATGGAAGAAATACAGAAGAAATTGGGGACACTGAATTACCCAAGAGCCAATGCTCCTTCTCAGTCCCTTCTCTTTGCTGGCATGGAACGATATGCTCTTCTTGAATGGCTTTTCTTCAA GTTATTAGGAGATAAGTCACCATTTTCTCAGCAAAATCTACAAGGGGATGCTGTGGATCGAGATGAGGAGACTTCTCGCATTCAgt ATTTAGCTGATATTGCAAAGTTTCTAGGCATTACTACTACTGTTGATCCAGAAGCAATCCAA GGACGAGGTAGTTACGAAGATCGTATGGAAATGCTACGCCTTATTGTGGATCTTGTGGAGGCAAGTATGTATGCTGATAACCCTGAATGGAG TGTGGATGAGCAGGTAGCAAAGGATATTCAATTGATTGATGCCATAGCTGAAAAGCAGGCTCAAATTTTTTCAGAAGAATGCAAACTATTTCCTGCGGATGTTCAGATCCAGTCTATCTATCCTTT GCCAGACATATCTGATTTGGAGAAGCAACTTTCAGATCAATCAAATAGGCTTCTGAGTCTTCAGGAAATGGTTGATGACTTAGCATCAAAG CATCCATACAACCCAGATGAGGAATATGTAGAAGTTGAAGCAAAACTACGTGGACATTTGGAATCCTTTTTAGATACCGCAAGGACCTTCAACACAATCTATACAAAG GAAATACGTCCGTGGACCCACATGATGGAAGTTCCACAACTGCATGGATTTGGGCCAGCTGCGAATAGACTATTGGAAGCATATAAGATGCTCTGGAAG TTCCTCGGGAACTTGAAGAATCTCCGTGATTCACATGCAGCTGTAGCTGTTGGTTCCTCTGAAACAGTGGCTGGCGAGCCATCTTCCGTGACAAGGATAATATCTGAATGTGAAACTGCACTTACACTCTTGAATCGCGATCTTGCAATTCTTTCAGCTTCCATTGCCCGTGAACAAGGTGAAGATACATCTTTGTAA
- the LOC107857174 gene encoding aspartic proteinase CDR1 has translation MTETMANCVTFLIIFATLVSIFAFTKATKNGFTIDLIHRDSPDSPFYDPSLSYTARMRNSFHRSLNRSHSFYTLSSAVVASNNGEYLMKLSLGTPPVHTLAVADTGSDLTWTQCLPCKKCFKQPTNIFNPKNSSTYKPLPCSSKMCHAEFSTFCIRPKRTCGYQVRYGDDSYSVGDLATETIRFGSSRYKKVSLKNTVIGCGHSNAGTFSGDKESGIVGLGGGKFSLISQMSNSIEGKFSYCLTPFIQQHNSSFPKSKIHFGKNAVVFGDKVVTTPLVQKFPSTYYFLTLKGVSVGKKRLDFRQVGEGNIIIDSGTVLTLFSPEIYAKIEAMVKGQIKLPTIADPSGSLSLCYKSFSIEKIPIITMHFVGGDLVLGPFNTFIATSEGSFCFAFAASYGGQIYGNIAQTNFMVGYDLERKSVSFKATDCSKKLH, from the coding sequence ATGACTGAAACAATGGCAAATTGTGTCACATTTTTAATCATCTTTGCTACTCTAGTTTCAATTTTTGCATTCACAAAAGCTACGAAAAATGGTTTTACCATTGATCTCATTCATAGAGATTCACCAGATTCCCCCTTTTATGATCCCTCCTTAAGTTATACGGCGCGAATGAGGAATTCATTTCATCGCTCTTTGAATCGTTCTCACAGTTTCTACACACTATCCTCAGCCGTTGTTGCATCAAACAACGGAGAGTACCTAATGAAACTCTCATTAGGTACGCCCCCTGTGCATACCTTAGCGGTCGCTGATACTGGCAGCGACCTCACATGGACACAGTGTTTACCTTGTAAAAAATGTTTCAAGCAGCCAACTAATATCTTCAACCCGAAAAACTCCTCTACTTATAAACCCTTACCTTGCAGTTCCAAAATGTGTCACGCTGAATTTTCAACGTTCTGTATCAGGCCAAAAAGGACATGCGGATATCAAGTCAGGTACGGAGATGATTCGTACAGTGTAGGCGATTTAGCAACAGAGACGATAAGATTTGGATCATCGAGATACAAAAAGGTCTCGTTGAAAAACACTGTAATCGGATGCGGGCATAGTAATGCAGGTACATTCAGTGGTGACAAAGAATCAGGGATAGTAGGACTTGGAGGTGGCAAGTTTTCGTTAATTTCGCAGATGAGTAATTCAATCGAAGGAAAATTCTCCTACTGTTTGACACCATTTATTCAACAACACAACAGTTCTTTTCCAAAAAGCAAAATACATTTTGGCAAAAACGCAGTTGTTTTTGGGGATAAAGTAGTGACAACACCTTTAGTTCAAAAATTTCCATCAACCTACTATTTTCTCACACTGAAAGGTGTAAGTGTGGGTAAAAAGAGACTGGATTTTCGACAAGTGGGAGAAGGCAACATTATTATAGATTCAGGAACAGTATTAACTCTATTTTCGCCAGAAATATACGCGAAAATTGAAGCAATGGTGAAGGGACAAATCAAGTTACCTACTATAGCAGATCCATCTGGTTCGCTAAGTTTGTGCTACAAATCTTTTTCCATTGAGAAAATTCCAATAATCACTATGCATTTTGTAGGGGGAGATTTGGTTTTGGGTCCATTTAATACATTCATAGCGACAAGTGAAGGTTCATTTTGCTTTGCATTTGCAGCATCATATGGTGGTCAAATTTATGGGAATATTGCACAGACTAATTTCATGGTTGGTTATGACTTAGAGAGGAAAAGTGTATCCTTCAAGGCTACTGATTGCTCAAAGAAATTGCATTAA
- the LOC124888712 gene encoding aspartic proteinase CDR1-like, whose protein sequence is MKLHYFILLYLAISISSRSHFAQSENDGFSIELIHRDSPKSPYYNPALNQRQLMNNVFQRSINRANYLMPKSQLSTSLIPDINGVFLTNISIGTKPCAKLVVVDTGSDLIWIQCQPCIHCYQQKNPIFNPKNSSTYKSIPCNSTLCKNLRGSSCDRKKKTCLYFAGYIDNSFSFGDLASETFTFDDSTNITRPDRLSFPNITFGCGRRNHLNVGDVEPTGIIGLGASPYSLVSQIKSTFGHKFSYCLVPFYQLNVSSKLNFGEKAVPSSSKFVVSTPLFLKPPKVFYFLKLLEISIGNKTIQFHNTSKNVHEGNIAVDSGTTISFLPTQIFSEMKTIMKSEIKLNPLTRNDTQFFQLCYQDLRISDVPSVIFQFQDAKVKLNAINSFVHIGDGIVCLAFAPTKHLPIFGNIAQTNFFVAYDLDEMIVSFKPTNCDKL, encoded by the coding sequence atgaaactACATTATTTCATCTTACTCTATCTTGCAATATCAATATCAAGTCGCTCACAttttgcacaatctgaaaatgaCGGTTTTAGCATTGAACTCATTCATCGCGATTCACCAAAATCACCATACTATAACCCTGCCTTAAATCAAAGGCAATTAATGAACAACGTGTTCCAACGATCCATCAATCGAGCAAATTACTTGATGCCAAAGTCTCAATTATCAACTTCTCTAATTCCAGATATAAATGGGGTATTTCTCACAAATATTTCAATTGGCACAAAACCATGTGCCAAACTAGTTGTTGTTGACACTGGTAGTGATCTTATATGGATACAATGCCAGCCTTGTATCCATTGCTACCAACAAAAAAAtccaatttttaacccaaaaaattCTTCTACATACAAATCAATTCCTTGTAACTCCACTCTATGCAAGAATCTTCGAGGAAGTTCTTGCGATCGCAAGAAAAAGACATGTTTATATTTTGCTGGATATATCGATAACTCGTTCAGTTTTGGTGATTTAGCAAGTGAGACATTCACATTTGATGATTCAACAAATATTACTCGTCCAGATAGATTGTCTTTTCCCAATATAACTTTTGGTTGTGGAAGGAGAAATCATCTAAATGTTGGTGATGTTGAACCAACTGGAATTATTGGTCTTGGGGCTTCACCTTATTCACTTGTGTCCCAAATTAAATCTACATTTGGACATAAATTTTCATATTGTTTGGTCCCATTCTACCAATTGAATGTGTCTAGCaaattgaattttggagaaaaaGCTGTACCTTCTTCAAGTAAGTTTGTGGTTTCAACACCATTATTTTTAAAACCTCCAAAAGTTTTTTATTTCTTGAAGTTATTAGAAATTTCCATTGGGAATAAAACAATTCAATTTCATAACACATCAAAAAATGTTCACGAGGGGAACATTGCTGTAGATTCGGGGACTACAATTTCTTTTTTACCAACACAGATATTTTCTGAAATGAAGACAATAATGAAGAGCGAAATAAAATTGAACCCCCTAACAAGAAACGACACACAATTCTTTCAGTTGTGCTATCAAGACTTGCGTATTTCAGATGTTCCATCAgtaatatttcaatttcaagaTGCGAAGGTGAAGTTAAACGCGATAAATAGTTTTGTTCATATCGGAGATGGTATCGTTTGCCTTGCTTTTGCCCCAACGAAACATTTGCCTATATTTGGCAATATAGCACAAACTAATTTCTTTGTTGCATATGATCTTGACGAGATGATTGTTTCTTTTAAACCCACAAATTGTGACAAATTGTAA